From the genome of Nicotiana tabacum cultivar K326 chromosome 17, ASM71507v2, whole genome shotgun sequence:
tacttagggaggtgtagtcactcttatatccaaatatatcctacccgacccgcagcctatattacaaccaaataaagtcctacttgatcctagactgaatgagctcgactggtagagtagtacactacgggcaagcctatggagcATCTTTTGTGGCACAAGAATATCGTTTCTAAGGGTGAGTGAATTCTGTCTATTTTGAAGTCCCTCATTATGCGTGAATTTAATTGATTGTGGAATGAGTCTCTTTTGTTGTGAGCAGACACTTGATTTATGAAGAAAAGGTAATTCTTGACCTCTgcgttagagtaagtgagtaagtTAGGAATATTGCGGGCATGTTTGGGAGTCAactcttgaggtgaagatgttacactactgtgctcaatttatgtgaaatattcttggtgtgatgagttagggaAGTCGCTTAGTGAAATTAGACCTCTGTAGAGTGTGGTTTAATTGCTCGGGGATGAAcaatagtttaagtgtggggtattgatagtaggctataGTTATATAGTTTAGCTACTATTTGCACTCTAATTTAGctgcactttattgatatttgaatgttAAATGATAACAAATTGCTCTAATTAAGAAATTTATTCTTTGCAGGAGCAATTCTGAGCAATGAGGACATTAAAGAGTGTTTTGGAGCTAATATGAAGCATTGAAGGCCAATTGGAGGTTAGCGcgcttaaaaagaagaaagaaaaaaatactgCAGAAAATCCTCCAGGTGCGCGGTCTATGCACGACCGCGCACTGGGCCGCGCATGTCAGGCAGAAACTGGCCAAAGTGTGCGGTCGATGCGCGGTGGATGCGTGGCCGTGCACGTGCTTCTGTTAAAAATTGCCCATGGCCAATTTTATAATTTGAGAGGCGACTAaccttgacctatatgaagctcagctcgcccaaaaagagggtatctctatttttagaagaactttggaggcaagaacacaaaATGAGCAAGAAGGGAAATTCTCCTACGAGTTTTACATCATCTTCTTCTTAATTCCactgttggttatgactttttatATTGTAATCTTGCAtagtagtatgagtagctaaacccgtcatctagggttgatggaatcaattgttggatgaagtcttgattaCGTTTTGATATAATTAAACCATTTTTACTCTataattgttcaactatgtgtttcttgtgattaattgaaagggcccttgattaatcgtgtctaattgTCTAATGTTGCTTAAGAAAGAATACTTGATTAGATTGTTATTGAACAACGCCACTTTcgagtaagttaagagattaattacttgaatttaaaagtgagagtagagataacgaagctttggtgtGATATTTATGAGTCATACAAATTGtcaactagagtagttcgagagaatgtttctagtaaattatcgtaattgatcgagagataagtACGGTAAGCAAGAACTCATCATCTTTATAGAGTgttacggcgagattatagctaacatgtcaggaattaatccgacaattggggaaatcaataacCCTAGATTTTTTTACCCTTGAATTCAACTTCATTCTTGCTTATTGAtagtttttattgtcatttttccttagttaaataatttctgttaattatcaaataaaatcttGAACTTTGAAAATTGTCTGAGTTTATCATTAGCGATACTAAAAGTTGTAgcaaataggttagttccctgtgggattcgactccgactCTTGAACCGAATTATTTTTacagcgaccgcttagtccttctTATAAaacatagttgggcgtgatcaatcaTATTTGTTATATATAAACGCCCGTTTTGCTTgtcaaaacaaaacagaacaatatTTAGGACATAAAACAAATTTTCCCGTAATAATCGAAAAAATCCATTATTCCAAGATCAAATACGAGTACACCCAAAATGTCATCAGTTTAAATCAGATAAGGGGTTCTGTAAAATTCTATTCATATTTGAGGGCAAAATGGAAGTCTTTTCTGGTTCAAACAAGTTGACCATTATTCGAATGATTGGGAATATACATACTAAAGTAGTAAAGTTCTGATAATAGCTCTGGCCACATCAGAAAGCTCACGCACGGCTGTGTTTAGAGCAGTGAGAGGTGAGTTATTACCACCGAAAGTTTTCTCACATTGATCAGCATCACCAGAAGATCCAACTACTGCATCCTCAGCAAACTTTGGATCCCCTTTTGTCAAAGCTTCAGTGGCTTCTGGCACACTCGCAGTTAGGATTACCTGTTAAACAAAACAGAATGACATAAGTGAAAGAAAGCTTTGAGACGTGAAAAAAACTTTTGTcctagaaaattattttattttatttgctatAATTACTATTTAGGGGAACACGATTGAGATCGAGAGTCAAGTCATCGGATGGAGGAACTCAGAGCGAGCCTATGGTCTTGCAGGATTAGAATATCAATAGAattgatattaaaaaaaaattaatttgaatagatatCTCTTTTCTTGAAAAACTAACCTAAATAATCGCTCACCCAACCACTTACACTAATCCAACATTACCTTGTAGGAGAAAGCACAATTCTTTAAAGGGACAATCCAGGCCGCTGGAGGATTTGATTGCTGGAGCTTGGAAATGGTGGCCGCCGCCTGCGTTGCTTGAACTTTGATGGCATCCACAATTATCAGCGCCAGCGTATTGACGTCGCCGTTGGCGCTGCGTGGGTCAGCGAGTAAGGTTTTGAGGCATAGCTGGACGTTGGGTGTGTTCTTGCATGTGTTTTGTACTAGATTTTTGTCGGCACTTGTTTGCAGTACTAAGCTCAGAAACAACGCAACATAAACTAAAGTCTTCATCATCTTGAAAATGCTAAAACAACAAGCAAATTTTCAAGCTCTATTGTGGAATCAAAGGAAACTTAATTTGAA
Proteins encoded in this window:
- the LOC107800914 gene encoding cell wall / vacuolar inhibitor of fructosidase 1-like; translation: MMKTLVYVALFLSLVLQTSADKNLVQNTCKNTPNVQLCLKTLLADPRSANGDVNTLALIIVDAIKVQATQAAATISKLQQSNPPAAWIVPLKNCAFSYKVILTASVPEATEALTKGDPKFAEDAVVGSSGDADQCEKTFGGNNSPLTALNTAVRELSDVARAIIRTLLL